In one window of Ruminococcus albus AD2013 DNA:
- a CDS encoding amino acid ABC transporter ATP-binding protein, whose product MKLLEIKNLRKSFDDLEVLKDISMDVNEGQVVSILGPSGSGKSTLLRCMSMLEKVDGGTMVYCGKTAVDNAKYMPKKELKEIKSYFSLVFQNFNLFPHYTVMKNICDAPIHVMKRNKAEVRRDAEVLLEKMGLAERADYYPYQLSGGQQQRVAIARALNMKPKMLFFDEPTSALDPELTAEILKVLKELAEEKMTMVIVTHEIAFARSISDHVVFMDGGVIVEQGKPADVIDNPSNERTQAFLRKLEQ is encoded by the coding sequence GTGAAATTACTTGAGATAAAGAACCTCCGCAAAAGCTTCGATGACCTTGAGGTGCTGAAAGATATCAGCATGGACGTTAACGAGGGACAGGTGGTGTCGATACTGGGTCCTTCAGGTTCGGGAAAATCCACGCTGTTAAGATGTATGTCGATGCTTGAAAAGGTGGACGGCGGCACTATGGTGTACTGCGGAAAGACCGCGGTGGATAATGCGAAATATATGCCTAAAAAAGAGCTGAAAGAGATCAAGAGCTATTTTTCGCTGGTGTTCCAGAACTTCAATCTGTTCCCGCATTATACGGTGATGAAGAACATCTGTGATGCGCCGATACACGTTATGAAGCGCAACAAGGCAGAAGTAAGACGCGATGCCGAGGTGCTGCTTGAAAAGATGGGTCTTGCTGAAAGGGCGGACTATTATCCCTATCAGCTTTCGGGCGGACAGCAGCAGCGTGTTGCGATAGCAAGGGCTCTGAACATGAAGCCGAAGATGCTGTTCTTTGATGAACCGACCTCGGCGCTTGACCCTGAGCTTACGGCAGAGATACTGAAAGTTCTGAAAGAACTGGCAGAGGAGAAGATGACTATGGTGATAGTCACACACGAGATAGCCTTTGCAAGGAGCATATCCGACCATGTGGTATTCATGGACGGCGGCGTCATCGTGGAGCAGGGCAAGCCTGCTGACGTTATCGACAATCCCTCAAACGAGAGAACACAGGCTTTTCTTAGAAAGCTTGAACAGTGA
- a CDS encoding amino acid ABC transporter permease, with translation MMILAEQMGTLEKLLDVCQKLMSGVGASLEIFFLTLLFALPLGMLIAFGRMSKFKPLSLLVKLYISVVRGTPLMLQLLVVFFGPFYLFGVRTTPEYRFYAVVIGFSLNYAAYFAEIYRAGIQAVPKGQHEACEILGYSKSQKFFKVVFPQMMKNILPAITNEVITLVKDTSLAFAIAYTEMFTVAKQVAASQSTIMPLFVAGFFYYVFNFLVAFVMEFIEKKMNYFK, from the coding sequence ATGATGATACTTGCAGAACAAATGGGGACCCTTGAAAAACTGCTGGACGTCTGTCAGAAGCTGATGAGCGGTGTGGGCGCGTCCCTGGAGATATTTTTCCTGACACTGCTGTTCGCACTGCCGCTCGGTATGCTGATAGCATTCGGCAGGATGTCTAAATTCAAGCCGCTGAGCCTTTTGGTCAAGCTGTATATCTCGGTAGTCAGGGGTACTCCGCTGATGCTTCAATTACTTGTGGTATTCTTCGGACCTTTCTATCTTTTTGGTGTACGTACTACTCCGGAATACAGATTCTACGCGGTAGTAATAGGATTCTCGCTGAACTATGCGGCTTATTTTGCCGAGATATACCGTGCAGGCATACAGGCTGTGCCCAAGGGTCAGCACGAAGCCTGCGAAATACTGGGATATTCAAAGTCGCAGAAATTCTTCAAGGTAGTATTTCCCCAGATGATGAAGAACATTCTGCCTGCCATAACCAACGAGGTCATAACACTGGTAAAGGATACCTCGCTGGCTTTTGCGATAGCGTACACAGAGATGTTCACCGTTGCAAAGCAGGTGGCTGCGTCGCAGTCTACGATAATGCCGCTTTTCGTGGCAGGATTTTTCTACTATGTGTTCAACTTCCTGGTGGCTTTCGTGATGGAGTTCATCGAGAAGAAGATGAACTATTTCAAATAG
- a CDS encoding sensor histidine kinase: protein MKLAGSSILTLQALGIAGYFLNILFLAGMMRGRVAGRKRSGAIFIPPLVICLLLLMSITEVCRYVTSDSVPSEFEKFAEKLSAPLCIGIEFVMTIVWGVLWLRQELNIIGRLTPQSLEDGLNSMPDGVAFVSSKGVPLLVNSTMQRLFRESMGSPYFDIRDFEYSMQNQTLIVGCSADIHGKGYYLHLSDGSVWDIQKSLMMIDGRKVWELLAYDVTERYRKSLELEERNVHLEEVNRSIRNYTREMNAIIREEEVLAAKIRIHDDVGRALLALKSYLIRGGDREDLIEMWQFTAGLLSGENTPDDSADPIGALKEAADAVGVKLILNGDIPRKLRKLIAIAIHECLTNTVKHADGSELTVDITDEDGIVTVVFTNDGKPPESEISESGGLKSLRSTVEQFRGEMEIASEPRFMLTIRVSGKE from the coding sequence GTGAAACTTGCAGGGTCATCAATACTTACGCTGCAGGCTCTCGGTATAGCGGGATATTTTCTGAATATTCTTTTCCTTGCGGGAATGATGAGAGGACGAGTAGCCGGCAGAAAACGCAGTGGAGCTATATTCATACCCCCGCTTGTGATATGTCTGTTGCTGCTGATGAGCATAACCGAGGTCTGCAGATATGTTACAAGCGATTCTGTTCCATCGGAGTTTGAAAAGTTTGCTGAGAAGCTCAGCGCACCTTTATGTATCGGAATCGAGTTCGTTATGACGATAGTATGGGGCGTTCTGTGGCTCAGACAGGAACTGAATATCATAGGCAGGCTCACACCGCAGTCGCTGGAAGACGGACTTAACAGTATGCCGGACGGAGTGGCTTTTGTCAGCTCAAAGGGAGTACCGCTGCTGGTAAACAGTACTATGCAGAGGCTCTTCCGTGAATCTATGGGCTCACCTTATTTTGATATACGCGATTTTGAATACAGTATGCAGAATCAGACGCTTATCGTGGGCTGTTCAGCAGATATACACGGTAAGGGCTACTATCTCCACCTTTCTGACGGCAGTGTCTGGGATATACAGAAAAGTCTTATGATGATAGATGGCAGAAAGGTCTGGGAACTTCTTGCTTACGATGTTACCGAGAGATACCGCAAGAGTCTTGAACTGGAAGAGCGAAATGTCCATCTTGAAGAAGTAAACCGCAGTATAAGGAACTACACCCGCGAGATGAACGCCATCATACGCGAAGAGGAAGTTCTGGCGGCGAAGATACGCATACACGATGACGTCGGAAGGGCTCTGCTGGCGCTGAAAAGCTACCTGATACGCGGGGGCGACAGGGAAGACCTCATAGAAATGTGGCAGTTCACAGCGGGTCTGCTGAGTGGTGAAAATACCCCCGACGACAGCGCCGACCCCATAGGTGCGCTGAAAGAAGCGGCGGATGCGGTGGGTGTGAAGCTGATACTCAACGGCGATATACCAAGAAAACTGCGCAAGCTGATAGCCATAGCCATACACGAATGTCTGACAAATACTGTAAAGCACGCCGACGGAAGCGAGCTTACTGTTGATATAACAGATGAGGACGGAATAGTAACAGTCGTCTTCACAAACGACGGCAAGCCACCCGAGAGTGAGATAAGCGAGAGCGGCGGTCTTAAAAGCCTGCGCAGCACTGTCGAACAGTTCAGGGGCGAGATGGAGATAGCATCAGAGCCGAGATTCATGCTGACCATAAGGGTCAGCGGAAAGGAATAA
- a CDS encoding response regulator transcription factor: MEKYRVMIVDDQSISRHLFEMYVNNSPKYELVFSLSSASAADVYILRHEVDLILMDILMNDGSNGLEAAEKIKKLRSDIKIIAVTSMPEYSWLEKAKSIGIESFWYKEADEQTILEVMDRTMAGESVYPDSSPRVKLGLADSSELTERELEILRIVTTGATNQQVAEQLGISENTVKSHVRSMLDKTGFRSRTELAIKARVLGIAISSDDV, translated from the coding sequence ATGGAAAAGTACAGGGTTATGATAGTTGACGACCAGTCCATATCACGGCATCTTTTTGAGATGTACGTCAACAATTCACCGAAGTATGAGCTGGTGTTCTCACTGAGTTCGGCTTCGGCGGCGGATGTATATATACTTCGGCATGAGGTTGACCTGATACTGATGGATATACTTATGAATGACGGTTCCAACGGACTTGAAGCCGCCGAGAAAATAAAGAAACTGCGCTCCGATATCAAGATAATCGCAGTTACGTCAATGCCCGAGTATTCCTGGCTTGAAAAGGCAAAAAGCATAGGTATAGAGAGCTTCTGGTACAAGGAAGCCGACGAGCAGACCATACTGGAAGTAATGGACAGGACTATGGCAGGGGAGAGCGTTTATCCCGACAGCAGCCCGCGTGTAAAGCTGGGGCTGGCGGACAGTTCGGAACTTACCGAGAGGGAACTGGAGATACTCAGGATAGTCACAACGGGTGCGACTAACCAGCAGGTGGCGGAACAGCTGGGCATATCAGAGAATACGGTGAAATCCCATGTGCGGTCCATGCTTGATAAGACGGGTTTCAGAAGCCGCACCGAACTTGCTATCAAGGCTAGGGTACTGGGCATAGCCATAAGCAGTGATGATGTGTGA
- a CDS encoding amino acid ABC transporter substrate-binding protein: protein MKYTKILTAVLSAAVMTAALAGCGAKDGSKSGDKKNSKGENTFTVGFDAEFPPYGYKDDNGEYVGFDLSLAEEVCKRNDWELVKQPIDWDSKDMELSSGSIDCIWNGFTINGREDAYTWTTPYVDNSQVVVVKADSGIEKLADLSGKVVIVQADSSALHALTGDDASDDNKALAASFADLQQVGDYNSAFMNLDSGAAEAVCLDYGVAVYEVANRGSDFKILDEKISTEQYGVGFQKGNTELRDKVQSTLAEMAKDGTLEKIADEWADKGIDKQSICFDPDAKAE from the coding sequence ATGAAGTATACAAAAATATTGACAGCAGTGCTGTCGGCGGCAGTTATGACCGCTGCACTGGCTGGCTGCGGTGCCAAGGACGGCAGCAAGAGCGGCGACAAGAAGAACAGCAAAGGCGAGAATACATTTACTGTTGGTTTTGACGCTGAGTTTCCTCCGTACGGATACAAGGACGATAACGGCGAGTATGTAGGTTTCGACCTTTCTCTCGCTGAGGAAGTATGCAAGCGCAATGACTGGGAGCTGGTAAAGCAGCCCATCGACTGGGATTCCAAGGATATGGAGCTTTCATCGGGTTCTATCGACTGCATCTGGAACGGTTTCACCATCAACGGCAGAGAGGACGCATATACCTGGACTACTCCCTATGTTGACAACTCGCAGGTAGTTGTTGTAAAGGCTGATTCGGGCATTGAAAAGCTTGCTGATCTTTCGGGCAAGGTAGTTATCGTGCAGGCTGACAGCTCTGCTCTGCACGCACTTACAGGCGATGACGCAAGCGATGACAACAAGGCTCTGGCGGCTTCATTTGCTGATCTTCAGCAGGTGGGCGATTACAATTCCGCTTTCATGAACCTTGATTCGGGCGCTGCAGAGGCTGTATGTCTTGACTACGGCGTTGCTGTATACGAAGTCGCAAACAGAGGAAGCGATTTCAAGATACTGGATGAAAAGATATCCACCGAACAGTACGGCGTAGGCTTCCAGAAAGGTAATACCGAGCTGAGAGATAAGGTACAGTCCACACTTGCTGAGATGGCAAAGGACGGCACACTTGAGAAGATAGCCGATGAATGGGCTGACAAGGGTATTGACAAGCAGAGCATCTGCTTTGACCCCGACGCAAAGGCTGAATGA